The Candidatus Cloacimonadota bacterium genome has a window encoding:
- a CDS encoding efflux RND transporter periplasmic adaptor subunit, protein MKLRKTLTYVIIAVIVIAGVLIFTQVRKKKNQPEWKLDSISSGTIREVVTATGSLNPTVLVEVGTEVSGTIKTLYKDFNDNVRKGELLAKLDTEILMANVESAQTDLTKARISRDDARMEYKNSQALRAKDMVSEYDLQKAKNTLDQAELSYSTSQLKLKTAQKNLSNATITSPIDGVIISREVSEGQTVAASMNAPTLFTIANNLDQMEITASIDEADIGKIKVGMPVEFTVDSHAGETFTGSVQQIRLKSSSEQNVVSYNVIIDAANPDHKLLPGMTTNVSIITQSKDDVSRLPEASIRFTPTKEMWKLFGLKWEDDLISNARKSAMEKLMGNLSPEKPDESTARNGKSKADTAKATAQNSEGSRGRGGRSGRGPGGNSAGMRGGGMPGGGASGMMGNGSNGRSSMAMIWVLKDKTPELIAVRTGVSDGAFVELLSPLDSDIKIITGVNYKDPSQAQGQNALRGPGMGGRF, encoded by the coding sequence ATGAAACTGCGTAAAACCCTCACATACGTCATCATAGCCGTAATCGTAATCGCCGGCGTACTCATTTTCACCCAGGTTCGCAAAAAGAAAAACCAGCCGGAATGGAAGCTGGACAGCATTAGCAGCGGCACCATCCGCGAGGTGGTGACCGCCACCGGCTCGTTGAACCCAACTGTTTTGGTGGAGGTTGGAACCGAGGTTTCCGGCACGATTAAAACACTCTATAAAGATTTTAACGACAATGTGCGCAAAGGTGAGCTTTTGGCAAAGCTGGACACCGAAATCTTGATGGCAAACGTGGAATCCGCCCAAACGGACCTCACCAAAGCCCGCATCAGCCGGGATGACGCCAGAATGGAATATAAAAACAGCCAGGCCCTGCGCGCCAAAGATATGGTTTCGGAATATGACCTGCAGAAAGCGAAAAACACGCTGGATCAAGCTGAACTGAGCTATTCCACCAGCCAACTGAAGCTGAAAACCGCGCAAAAAAATCTGAGCAATGCCACCATCACCTCCCCCATCGACGGCGTTATCATCAGCCGCGAAGTTTCTGAAGGACAGACAGTTGCCGCCAGCATGAACGCGCCCACGCTTTTCACCATTGCCAATAATTTGGACCAGATGGAAATCACTGCCAGCATCGACGAAGCCGACATCGGTAAAATAAAAGTTGGTATGCCGGTGGAATTCACCGTGGATTCCCACGCAGGTGAAACATTCACGGGCTCGGTGCAGCAAATCAGGCTGAAATCCTCCTCCGAACAAAACGTGGTGAGCTACAATGTTATCATCGACGCGGCGAACCCCGATCACAAGCTGCTGCCGGGCATGACCACAAACGTGAGCATCATCACACAATCCAAGGACGACGTTTCACGCCTGCCGGAAGCTTCAATCCGCTTCACACCGACCAAGGAGATGTGGAAACTGTTTGGGCTGAAATGGGAGGATGACCTCATCTCCAACGCTCGCAAATCCGCTATGGAAAAACTGATGGGCAATCTTTCGCCGGAAAAACCAGACGAAAGCACAGCCCGGAACGGCAAAAGCAAGGCTGACACAGCAAAAGCCACTGCTCAAAATTCTGAAGGCAGCCGCGGTCGTGGAGGCAGGTCTGGCAGAGGTCCCGGCGGAAATTCTGCCGGAATGCGGGGCGGTGGAATGCCTGGTGGAGGAGCGTCAGGCATGATGGGCAATGGCAGCAATGGACGCTCCAGCATGGCCATGATCTGGGTTTTGAAAGACAAGACTCCGGAACTCATCGCGGTTCGCACCGGTGTTTCCGATGGAGCTTTCGTTGAACTGCTCAGCCCACTGGATTCAGACATCAAAATCATTACCGGAGTGAACTATAAAGACCCAAGTCAAGCTCAGGGACAGAACGCCTTGCGTGGACCAGGGATGGGTGGCAGGTTCTAA
- a CDS encoding ABC transporter ATP-binding protein produces the protein MTNKTLLKVRGVTKVYTMGEVQVHALRGIDLEVREGEFVAIMGASGSGKTTFMNLVGCLDKPSSGSYELDGINVHEMEDEEITKVRNQKIGYVFQSFYLLPRTTALENVELPLLYSNSVPAKERHSLAMKALETVGLADRARHYPNQLSGGQQQRVALARAIVNNPVFLLADEPTGNLDTRTSVEVMELFQKLHEEGKTVLLITHESHISSYADRVITFRDGRVISDKKTPEPRKASEDLKNMPRLDEDEELA, from the coding sequence ATGACGAACAAAACACTGCTCAAAGTGCGCGGCGTCACGAAGGTTTACACCATGGGTGAAGTGCAGGTGCACGCCCTGCGTGGCATCGACCTGGAAGTGCGCGAAGGAGAATTCGTTGCCATCATGGGCGCCAGCGGTTCGGGCAAAACCACCTTCATGAATCTGGTGGGTTGCCTGGATAAACCCAGCTCCGGCAGCTATGAGCTTGATGGCATCAACGTTCACGAAATGGAAGACGAGGAGATTACGAAAGTGCGAAACCAAAAGATTGGTTATGTGTTTCAATCCTTCTACCTTTTGCCCCGCACCACAGCTTTGGAAAATGTGGAACTGCCCCTGCTCTATTCCAACAGCGTCCCAGCCAAAGAGCGTCACAGCCTGGCCATGAAGGCGCTGGAAACTGTGGGTTTGGCAGACCGCGCGCGCCACTATCCAAATCAGCTTTCCGGAGGTCAGCAGCAGCGTGTGGCCCTGGCGAGAGCCATCGTGAACAACCCTGTTTTCCTGCTTGCGGATGAACCCACCGGGAACCTGGATACCCGCACCAGCGTTGAGGTGATGGAGCTTTTCCAAAAATTGCATGAAGAGGGTAAAACCGTGCTGCTCATCACCCACGAATCCCATATTTCCAGCTACGCGGATCGCGTTATCACTTTCAGAGACGGACGCGTGATTTCCGACAAGAAGACCCCGGAGCCACGCAAAGCCAGTGAAGACCTGAAAAATATGCCCCGCTTGGATGAAGACGAGGAGCTTGCCTGA
- a CDS encoding FtsX-like permease family protein, whose translation MNFFGILRIAFKSLARNKTRTFLTMLGIIIGVAAVITMIAIGQGAKKMVDDQISTMGTNVIMVMSNFSSSPSTVRQAAGSGNTLDEADVAAIREKVDGVLYASPVYNTFGQLKYGNNNWRGSVQGVDVDFFTIRSMELESGDFFYPSEVENGAKVCVIGKTVSDNLFMGLDPIGKTMRIRNIPFTVKGVLKSKGQSTMGGDQDDIVLAPYTTTATRLLGMRWRFMTIIVSAESKERIPLVQQEITNLMPARHSGTTTEDFMVSSQTDVAEAANTVANTMTVLLASIAGISLLVGGIGIMNIMLVSVTERIKEIGIRMAVGAGKRDVLFQFVVEAIAISILGGLIGIALGWALASILGKTMGWSILVTPWSVFLSVGFSCIIGIFFGWYPARKAANLNLIDALRYE comes from the coding sequence ATGAATTTTTTTGGAATCCTACGCATCGCTTTCAAATCCCTGGCGCGCAATAAAACCCGCACCTTCCTCACCATGCTTGGCATTATCATCGGCGTGGCGGCTGTGATTACCATGATCGCCATCGGCCAGGGTGCCAAAAAGATGGTGGACGACCAAATCAGCACCATGGGCACAAACGTGATTATGGTGATGTCGAATTTCAGCAGTTCGCCAAGCACGGTGCGCCAAGCCGCCGGCTCTGGAAACACCCTGGATGAAGCCGACGTTGCCGCCATCCGTGAAAAAGTGGATGGAGTGCTTTACGCATCACCGGTTTACAACACTTTCGGCCAGCTTAAATATGGCAACAACAACTGGCGCGGATCGGTCCAGGGCGTGGACGTAGATTTCTTCACGATCCGCAGCATGGAACTGGAATCCGGCGACTTTTTCTATCCCTCAGAAGTGGAAAACGGCGCCAAGGTCTGCGTGATTGGAAAAACCGTGTCCGACAACCTTTTCATGGGCTTGGATCCGATTGGGAAAACCATGCGCATCCGCAACATCCCCTTCACCGTGAAAGGCGTGCTGAAATCCAAGGGGCAAAGTACGATGGGCGGCGACCAGGACGATATTGTTCTGGCGCCATATACCACCACCGCCACCCGCCTGCTGGGAATGCGCTGGCGCTTTATGACCATCATCGTTTCGGCAGAATCCAAGGAACGTATCCCCCTGGTGCAGCAGGAAATAACAAACCTGATGCCGGCAAGGCACAGCGGCACCACCACCGAGGATTTTATGGTTAGCTCCCAAACCGACGTGGCGGAAGCGGCAAACACCGTGGCAAACACGATGACCGTGCTTTTGGCCAGCATCGCCGGAATTTCACTGTTGGTGGGCGGCATCGGCATCATGAACATCATGCTGGTTTCGGTGACGGAACGCATCAAGGAAATCGGCATCCGCATGGCTGTGGGCGCCGGAAAGCGCGATGTGCTGTTCCAATTTGTGGTGGAAGCCATCGCCATCAGCATCCTGGGTGGACTTATCGGCATCGCCCTGGGCTGGGCTCTGGCCTCGATTTTGGGTAAAACCATGGGCTGGAGCATCCTGGTAACGCCTTGGTCTGTTTTCCTTTCCGTTGGATTTTCCTGCATCATCGGCATCTTCTTTGGCTGGTATCCAGCCCGCAAAGCTGCCAATCTGAACTTGATCGACGCTCTCAGATATGAATAA
- the rsxC gene encoding electron transport complex subunit RsxC: MRFKTFPGGVHPHDYKHFSASTPVEDLPLPKRVIISMSQHIGAPSQPLVKVGDEVKTGQKIAEAGGFVSIPQHASISGKVTKIDLFPHPAGASALAIEITGDGEDSWVDLVDDENFLQLSPAQMKERIGEAGICGMGGAGFPTLVKLSPPEDKPIDTVILNGVECEPYLTSDHRLMLEKGLEIVSGLKILMKILSAKRGMIGIEANKPDAIALMKKLLASEKDLSVVPLKLRYPQGAEKQLIYAATRRKVPTGGLPMAVGVVVQNVGTAFAIYEATRYKKPLVDRVIAVTGSIVTNPKNLRARIGTPFADLVEHCAGTSAPIGKIISGGPMMGFALPSLDAPVGKGSSGLVLMSEKEARGIEERNCLRCARCVDVCPMNLMPSMMVQAVKADDLTLALRCGLEDCIKCGSCAYVCPAHIRLVQWIDRGKIRHAAAQRGQK; this comes from the coding sequence ATGCGGTTTAAAACCTTTCCCGGGGGAGTTCATCCCCATGACTATAAGCACTTTTCCGCCTCCACTCCAGTGGAGGATCTCCCGCTGCCCAAAAGAGTTATCATCTCGATGTCCCAACACATCGGAGCGCCTTCCCAGCCTCTTGTGAAAGTTGGAGACGAGGTGAAAACTGGGCAAAAAATCGCTGAGGCAGGCGGCTTTGTTTCCATCCCCCAACACGCCTCCATCAGCGGAAAAGTTACCAAAATTGACCTTTTCCCCCACCCTGCCGGGGCTTCCGCGCTGGCCATCGAAATCACCGGTGATGGCGAAGATAGCTGGGTCGATTTGGTTGACGACGAAAACTTTCTCCAGCTTTCGCCCGCTCAAATGAAGGAACGCATCGGTGAAGCCGGCATCTGTGGCATGGGCGGCGCGGGCTTCCCCACCCTGGTAAAGCTCTCTCCGCCAGAGGATAAACCCATCGACACGGTTATTCTCAACGGGGTGGAATGCGAGCCTTATCTAACCTCAGACCATCGGCTCATGCTGGAAAAAGGACTCGAAATTGTCAGCGGCTTGAAAATCCTGATGAAAATCCTTTCCGCGAAACGGGGAATGATTGGCATCGAAGCAAATAAACCCGACGCCATCGCCCTGATGAAGAAGCTTTTAGCATCCGAAAAAGATTTGAGCGTGGTACCTCTGAAGCTCCGCTATCCCCAAGGCGCGGAAAAACAGCTCATCTACGCCGCAACCCGCAGAAAAGTCCCCACAGGTGGTTTGCCAATGGCGGTGGGCGTGGTGGTTCAGAATGTTGGTACCGCTTTTGCCATCTATGAAGCCACGCGTTACAAAAAACCACTGGTGGACAGAGTTATTGCCGTAACGGGCAGCATCGTTACCAATCCCAAAAACCTGCGCGCCCGCATCGGAACGCCTTTCGCAGACTTGGTGGAACATTGCGCTGGCACCAGCGCCCCCATCGGAAAAATCATCTCTGGTGGTCCCATGATGGGTTTTGCTCTGCCATCGCTGGACGCGCCTGTGGGAAAAGGCAGCTCCGGCCTCGTGTTGATGAGCGAAAAAGAAGCCCGTGGCATCGAGGAACGAAATTGCCTCCGCTGCGCCCGCTGCGTGGATGTTTGCCCCATGAACCTGATGCCCAGCATGATGGTTCAGGCCGTCAAAGCGGACGATTTGACCCTCGCTCTGCGCTGCGGTTTGGAAGATTGCATCAAGTGTGGAAGCTGTGCCTACGTTTGCCCCGCCCACATTCGTTTGGTGCAGTGGATTGACCGCGGAAAAATCCGCCACGCTGCCGCCCAACGCGGACAAAAGTGA